The following proteins come from a genomic window of Rhodohalobacter sp. 614A:
- a CDS encoding fasciclin domain-containing protein, with product MFNKKRLSVITSLFVSLFLFAGISNLQAQDNTIIEVINNSENHTVFANLLNETGLSDVVSQEGPYTVVAPTDQAFENMDANLEELKANPDSLQSVVISHLFKGEVTASNAESSLGVEITEGDIPASNGVVHISSDVIEE from the coding sequence ATGTTCAACAAGAAGCGATTATCCGTCATAACATCATTATTCGTCTCCCTCTTTCTTTTTGCAGGAATCAGCAATTTGCAAGCGCAAGACAATACAATTATTGAAGTAATCAATAACAGTGAAAATCATACCGTATTTGCGAACCTGTTGAATGAAACCGGCCTCAGCGACGTGGTATCTCAGGAAGGTCCATATACTGTAGTTGCCCCAACCGATCAGGCATTTGAAAATATGGATGCCAATCTCGAAGAACTCAAAGCCAATCCCGACAGCTTACAGAGCGTTGTAATTTCGCACCTTTTTAAAGGAGAAGTTACCGCATCAAACGCTGAATCATCTTTGGGAGTTGAAATTACGGAAGGAGACATCCCGGCGAGTAACGGTGTGGTTCATATCAGCAGCGACGTTATTGAAGAGTAA
- a CDS encoding peptide chain release factor 3, producing the protein MSQTETATKKNNIVEEAKKRRTFAIISHPDAGKTTLTEKLLLYGGAIHEAGSIRQRKAARYAASDWMAIEKERGISVTSSVLRFEKDGIKYNLLDTPGHKDFSEDTLRTLVAADSGLMVIDVAKGVEEQTEKLFEVCKMRQVPVITFVNKCDRPGMEPLEVLSNVENKLGIEAIPASWPVGYGQKFQGIYDLIGGELHLYRKSKHGAQKAEAEVFSSLEEGLAESTLSGAEKEALTEEVLLIEDMFESMDQDAFKKGEASPVFFGSALNNFGLDVFLNYFQNLAPSPQPYENSEEQQHDLEQPFSGFVFKLQANMNPDHRDCAAFVRVTSGKFERGLEATHAGTGKKVRMSTPHTLMGDERHIMEEAYPGDIVSLFSPGFFRIGSTLYTDKPVTFNVIPLFTPEHFMKVSTKDPFKRKQLREGLKQLSEEGVVHVFEVPHGVGNELLLGTVGILQFDVVTHRMQAEYGVELHQQAVSYHSARWLPNESDDIIEKLEKSYSTHITKDMEGNPIVLFESAYALSQAEEKVGAENLFKYKQG; encoded by the coding sequence ATGTCTCAAACCGAAACAGCAACCAAAAAAAATAACATAGTCGAGGAGGCGAAAAAGCGGCGTACGTTCGCTATTATTTCGCACCCGGATGCGGGGAAAACCACGCTCACGGAAAAATTGCTTCTATACGGAGGGGCCATTCATGAAGCGGGCTCAATCCGCCAGAGAAAAGCGGCCCGATATGCAGCGTCCGACTGGATGGCCATTGAAAAGGAACGGGGAATTTCGGTCACTTCTTCTGTTCTCCGGTTTGAGAAAGACGGGATCAAATACAACTTGCTGGATACTCCCGGACACAAGGATTTTTCTGAGGATACGCTTCGAACGCTTGTTGCGGCCGACTCCGGCCTGATGGTCATTGACGTTGCCAAAGGCGTTGAGGAACAAACCGAAAAGCTGTTCGAAGTTTGTAAAATGCGGCAGGTTCCGGTAATCACCTTTGTAAACAAGTGCGACCGTCCGGGCATGGAACCTCTGGAAGTACTGAGCAACGTAGAGAACAAACTCGGCATTGAAGCAATCCCTGCAAGCTGGCCTGTGGGCTATGGACAAAAATTCCAGGGAATTTATGATCTGATCGGCGGAGAATTACATCTCTACAGGAAATCAAAACATGGCGCACAAAAGGCAGAGGCTGAAGTTTTTTCATCGCTTGAAGAAGGATTGGCAGAGAGCACCCTCTCCGGAGCGGAAAAAGAAGCACTCACCGAAGAGGTCCTTTTGATTGAAGATATGTTTGAAAGCATGGATCAGGATGCATTTAAGAAAGGAGAAGCTTCTCCCGTGTTTTTCGGATCGGCTCTTAACAACTTTGGGCTGGATGTTTTTCTGAACTATTTCCAAAACCTGGCCCCGAGTCCGCAGCCTTATGAGAATTCCGAAGAACAACAGCATGATCTTGAGCAACCGTTTAGCGGATTTGTATTTAAACTTCAGGCCAATATGAATCCGGATCACCGGGACTGTGCGGCTTTTGTGCGCGTAACTTCCGGAAAATTTGAGCGCGGATTGGAAGCAACCCATGCAGGAACCGGCAAAAAAGTACGCATGTCTACTCCACATACACTAATGGGAGACGAGCGCCACATCATGGAAGAAGCCTATCCCGGAGATATTGTATCGTTATTTAGCCCGGGATTTTTCCGAATCGGATCCACCCTTTACACCGATAAACCGGTGACTTTTAATGTGATTCCGCTCTTTACTCCCGAGCATTTTATGAAAGTATCGACGAAAGATCCTTTCAAAAGAAAACAGTTGCGTGAAGGTTTAAAACAGCTTTCTGAAGAAGGGGTGGTTCACGTATTTGAAGTTCCTCACGGCGTTGGAAATGAATTGCTTTTGGGAACCGTGGGAATCCTTCAGTTTGATGTCGTCACACACCGGATGCAGGCGGAGTATGGAGTTGAGCTTCATCAGCAAGCCGTCTCGTATCATTCTGCACGATGGCTGCCAAATGAGAGTGACGATATCATCGAAAAACTTGAGAAAAGTTACTCCACGCATATCACCAAAGATATGGAGGGAAATCCTATTGTTCTGTTTGAGAGCGCCTATGCTTTAAGCCAGGCTGAGGAGAAAGTAGGGGCGGAAAACCTGTTTAAGTATAAACAAGGGTAG
- a CDS encoding DUF4097 family beta strand repeat-containing protein: MLRTILFTLTLTIGGLISTAVAQTDEFNLDQTYFIASDGTIHLQSDEAEVQIISSDRQDIRVVVHYKLTVRGITFGRSNQFEMIVEERNGNLDIREKDRNFGSSGMIGMSDEEYTIDIEIPRDVNLDIKGDDGEYQITGIDGYIHMDADDSDAQISDVNGDDFSFSLDDGDLVLDGGNGRLRIQADDGDIQIHNGNFSEIDVDSDDSDIEITSDLYDDGAYRVDIDDADFTFNISGGGGEFDIRHDDSDISTSREFENIRDDEDYSVFKLMGGSAKVTIRSDDGDINLRVF, encoded by the coding sequence ATGCTGAGAACTATTCTATTCACTCTTACACTGACTATTGGCGGCCTGATTTCAACCGCCGTTGCACAAACGGATGAATTCAATTTAGACCAAACATATTTCATAGCTTCGGATGGCACCATTCACCTTCAAAGTGATGAGGCCGAAGTGCAAATCATCAGCTCCGACAGACAGGATATTCGTGTTGTAGTGCATTACAAACTGACGGTTCGGGGAATCACATTTGGCCGGTCCAATCAGTTTGAAATGATTGTTGAAGAAAGAAACGGCAACCTGGACATTCGTGAAAAAGACAGGAATTTTGGCTCATCAGGAATGATTGGTATGAGTGATGAAGAGTACACCATTGATATTGAAATCCCACGCGATGTGAATCTGGATATAAAAGGGGATGACGGAGAATATCAAATTACTGGAATCGACGGTTATATCCATATGGATGCAGACGATTCCGATGCGCAGATTTCAGACGTCAACGGCGATGATTTTTCTTTCTCTTTAGATGATGGAGATTTGGTGTTGGACGGAGGAAATGGCCGATTACGAATCCAAGCGGATGATGGCGACATTCAAATCCATAATGGAAATTTTTCAGAAATAGATGTGGATTCCGATGACAGTGACATTGAAATAACTTCTGACCTTTATGATGACGGAGCCTATCGGGTTGATATTGACGACGCCGATTTCACATTTAATATTAGCGGCGGTGGCGGTGAATTCGATATTCGTCACGACGATTCAGATATTTCAACCTCCAGAGAATTTGAAAATATTCGTGATGACGAAGATTACTCTGTTTTCAAGCTAATGGGAGGTTCTGCGAAAGTTACGATTCGATCTGATGACGGAGATATAAATCTGAGAGTCTTTTAA
- a CDS encoding DUF2238 domain-containing protein gives MNTSSAKVKPVDVFTAFNLLLFLMMCFFVYYDRFDRYRGPGNIHEFFLYAFLLTAGIFWGWKYFRHLQFPVHILLLIQAGVLLHFAGGFMPVDDGRLYDTFLFDIRFDKIVHFANALFGTLLANHLFNVIGIQIPQFRGIVLIMLVLGFGAVIEIVEYLVMLTVPNSGVGGYDNNMTDLIANFLGSGCFVLGRSIALAFAPARKFTTKKATT, from the coding sequence TTGAATACATCATCTGCAAAAGTAAAACCTGTTGATGTTTTTACAGCCTTCAATTTGTTGCTCTTTTTGATGATGTGCTTCTTTGTGTATTATGACCGGTTTGACCGATATCGCGGCCCGGGAAATATCCACGAATTTTTTTTATATGCGTTTCTTCTTACAGCCGGCATTTTTTGGGGATGGAAATATTTCCGGCATTTGCAATTCCCGGTTCATATTCTTCTGCTTATTCAGGCGGGTGTTCTCTTGCATTTTGCAGGTGGTTTTATGCCGGTCGATGATGGACGGTTATACGATACATTTCTTTTTGATATTCGGTTCGACAAAATTGTCCATTTCGCAAATGCACTCTTCGGAACCTTACTTGCAAACCATCTTTTTAATGTAATCGGCATTCAAATTCCACAATTCAGGGGAATTGTTCTCATAATGCTTGTACTGGGATTTGGAGCCGTGATCGAGATTGTTGAATACCTGGTAATGCTTACCGTACCCAACTCTGGGGTTGGGGGATATGACAATAACATGACAGACCTGATTGCCAATTTTCTGGGAAGCGGATGCTTTGTTCTTGGCAGAAGTATAGCCTTGGCCTTTGCACCGGCCAGGAAATTCACCACAAAAAAAGCTACAACATGA
- a CDS encoding CPBP family glutamic-type intramembrane protease translates to MIHRPVHPYWGILEIGLFIAGSYLIIWVFGPSIGSEPALEVLFLLLSILGTILVLWMSPVFLHHIKPADWGIDFFGSQDNNPGALKNAWPPYAAFTLFGATVLILYTVFFKPEAMETINFKAIAVKLAGYFLYGAIQAAIFFGFFLMRIRAIVATFTRPNQALLHRILVVFLTSVIFSAFHTPNFPLMACTFFTGLFWAWIFYQRPNLLLLGLSHAILGTILHRVVQMHMRVGPFYDNPDLYILREIVPGLRQLIGNLF, encoded by the coding sequence ATGATTCATCGTCCTGTCCATCCTTATTGGGGTATTCTTGAAATCGGGCTGTTTATTGCCGGTTCTTATTTGATTATTTGGGTTTTTGGCCCTTCCATCGGATCAGAACCAGCCCTTGAGGTTTTATTTTTACTGTTATCCATACTCGGCACCATACTCGTTCTGTGGATGTCGCCGGTATTTCTTCATCATATTAAACCGGCCGATTGGGGAATAGATTTCTTCGGAAGCCAGGATAATAACCCCGGGGCCCTGAAAAATGCATGGCCGCCATACGCAGCTTTTACACTTTTTGGCGCAACTGTTCTAATCCTCTATACGGTTTTCTTTAAACCCGAGGCCATGGAAACCATCAACTTTAAAGCCATCGCTGTAAAACTGGCCGGGTACTTCTTGTATGGCGCAATCCAGGCGGCCATTTTTTTTGGATTTTTCCTGATGCGCATTCGTGCAATTGTTGCAACGTTTACCCGGCCTAACCAGGCTTTGCTACACCGGATTTTAGTGGTTTTTCTTACATCTGTTATTTTCTCTGCATTTCATACGCCAAATTTTCCACTCATGGCATGCACCTTCTTTACCGGTTTATTTTGGGCATGGATATTTTACCAACGGCCCAATCTTCTGTTGTTAGGATTGAGCCATGCCATACTCGGCACCATCCTGCACCGGGTCGTTCAAATGCACATGCGGGTCGGACCTTTTTACGATAATCCAGACCTTTATATTCTGCGGGAAATTGTACCAGGCCTCCGCCAGTTAATTGGCAATCTCTTTTAA
- a CDS encoding carotenoid 1,2-hydratase, producing the protein MKFDVYGNFLKSLPAILICLLVPQSLSAQISNPKGELEAVDNERIWAQTLRGNHFNEFWNYQFYLNDGMTVHIVFSAVGFGSLKSPVTGVKVSVFNFDDEIYQLSREYSLDKLQQDRENYVFRPNPERELYFRGELPNELTIRIRTSKNDNLYDIELHLSNIANGVQLGDGSYQVNGEEIGIVTHIPYAEVSGYVAMNEVRKNVSGTAYMDHTFQDETTTKLMDSGYRFVSHQDADNWDLIYFMLPDASTNNQTIGYRIVNQEGEITSYKVSRILQKVESEAFGKNIGRIVEVDIGGEQSIRILRTKDHEKFSIFDELGWPARQAARRFLGGEVIDFRGEALLMEQGHKPKKGYYNFFLVD; encoded by the coding sequence ATGAAGTTTGATGTATACGGTAATTTTCTAAAAAGTTTACCCGCAATTTTAATCTGTCTGCTGGTTCCCCAGTCCCTTTCTGCACAGATTTCTAACCCAAAAGGCGAACTCGAAGCCGTTGACAATGAACGGATTTGGGCTCAAACCCTGAGAGGTAACCATTTTAATGAGTTTTGGAATTATCAGTTCTATTTAAACGACGGAATGACGGTTCACATCGTTTTTTCTGCTGTTGGTTTTGGAAGCCTGAAATCACCTGTTACGGGTGTAAAAGTTTCGGTGTTTAATTTCGACGACGAAATATATCAACTTTCACGCGAATATTCTCTCGACAAACTTCAGCAGGATCGGGAGAATTATGTTTTCCGACCAAACCCTGAGCGGGAGCTTTATTTCAGGGGAGAACTGCCAAACGAGCTTACCATCCGAATTCGAACCAGCAAGAATGATAATTTATATGATATTGAACTGCATTTATCAAATATTGCAAATGGGGTGCAGTTGGGTGACGGTTCGTACCAGGTGAATGGTGAAGAAATTGGTATCGTAACTCATATTCCGTATGCCGAAGTGAGCGGATATGTGGCAATGAATGAAGTGAGAAAAAACGTTTCCGGTACAGCGTATATGGATCACACTTTCCAGGATGAAACCACCACAAAGCTCATGGACAGCGGTTACCGGTTTGTGAGCCATCAGGATGCGGACAACTGGGACCTGATTTATTTCATGCTTCCTGATGCTTCCACAAATAATCAAACAATTGGCTACAGAATTGTGAATCAGGAAGGGGAAATAACATCCTATAAAGTCAGCAGGATTCTCCAGAAAGTAGAGAGCGAAGCGTTTGGGAAGAATATTGGCCGAATTGTAGAAGTGGATATAGGCGGGGAACAGTCAATCCGGATTCTGCGAACGAAAGACCACGAAAAATTTTCAATTTTTGATGAACTGGGATGGCCGGCACGCCAGGCAGCCAGACGTTTTTTGGGTGGCGAAGTGATCGATTTCAGGGGAGAGGCGCTGCTTATGGAGCAAGGGCATAAACCGAAAAAAGGCTACTATAATTTTTTCCTTGTTGATTGA
- a CDS encoding stealth family protein, with protein MKNEHTQIDAVIAWVDGNDRNHHKKRLDTFRKVSEKEEHSLPTSFDNTRFRDNGELRYCISSIIKFAPWIRNIYVVTDNQVPGFLTPEIQDRYNIHIVDHKDIFESYEWALPTFNTRSIETALWRIPGLAPRFIYFNDDFVITNPVTPEDFFVEGKVVLRGHWDPISTYGPGRLMLNDVGSVVAKNVLGITRSMHLLLQIKSAELAGFSEQYFRIPHVPHPIVTDTLKTFFTKNPELFEENIQYRFRNRDQFSAIFLAHHLEIKEDNAVLRDAGDSLMLNGEIDFLPLINLKLKKIKGDRILFVCLQGLEKFNKYYRQKIEYAFDSMFDAGKKAIRL; from the coding sequence ATGAAGAATGAGCACACCCAAATTGATGCAGTAATTGCCTGGGTGGATGGAAACGACCGAAACCATCATAAAAAAAGACTGGACACTTTTAGAAAAGTTTCTGAAAAAGAAGAACACAGTCTGCCCACCAGTTTCGACAATACCCGGTTCAGAGATAATGGAGAATTGAGGTATTGTATTTCCTCTATCATTAAATTTGCCCCGTGGATCCGAAATATATACGTAGTTACAGATAACCAGGTGCCCGGTTTTCTTACTCCTGAAATCCAGGATCGGTACAATATTCACATTGTAGATCATAAGGACATATTTGAATCCTACGAATGGGCTTTGCCAACCTTCAACACACGTTCTATTGAAACTGCTCTTTGGAGAATCCCGGGATTGGCGCCACGTTTTATCTATTTCAATGACGATTTTGTAATCACAAATCCCGTTACACCAGAAGATTTCTTTGTTGAAGGAAAAGTTGTTCTGAGGGGACATTGGGATCCCATCAGTACATACGGTCCGGGAAGATTGATGTTAAATGATGTGGGCAGTGTAGTGGCAAAAAATGTCTTGGGAATCACACGATCCATGCATCTTCTTTTGCAGATAAAGTCGGCCGAACTTGCCGGATTTTCCGAACAGTATTTCAGGATTCCACATGTTCCCCATCCCATTGTTACCGATACTTTAAAAACATTCTTCACTAAAAATCCTGAATTATTTGAAGAAAACATCCAGTATCGCTTTCGAAACAGGGACCAGTTTTCTGCCATATTTCTGGCTCATCATCTGGAAATAAAAGAAGATAATGCTGTTTTAAGAGATGCCGGTGATTCATTAATGCTCAACGGAGAGATTGATTTTTTACCTTTAATCAACCTGAAACTAAAAAAAATTAAAGGTGATCGTATTCTATTTGTATGTTTGCAAGGGCTGGAAAAGTTTAATAAGTATTATCGCCAAAAAATAGAATATGCTTTTGATTCCATGTTTGACGCCGGCAAAAAGGCAATCCGGTTATAG
- a CDS encoding lysophospholipid acyltransferase family protein — protein sequence MLDDFTFNKNERGFSDKAFAFMRRTIIPTTKFLFKPRITNPENMPLTGPCFIYGNHANYFDPFMINVGMTQEPTAGVMTRDQFHKMLPRIFMDGIGIVPTSKYVPEPGSIRSVIKMIDQRRMIVIFPEGGRRWDGKPKPLIETTLKLFWKMRIPVHPVQIHGSYLSWPRWADNLRRGSVELRFLDPVHSSDFDDYETFANHCRELITFDEYHPPEEAIPVKCSKPAAGIQRFLYRCPDTGVNGAIFSPDGVSVFSRESEFRYRMNTASRLVDSEGEAVSIIDLFNKINEMPMVFSDSKDNILLEKSGSQVNKLDQEQRLQKLDRGYVKLTSNGLFVSVGSQKFELPFDQINYTSVEQNHKLTVTSPHDIIQINLEGQSALQWQLYIKRLKKGENPVTSL from the coding sequence ATGCTCGACGATTTCACCTTCAACAAAAATGAACGGGGGTTTTCGGATAAAGCCTTCGCTTTCATGCGAAGAACTATCATCCCAACAACAAAATTTCTTTTCAAACCCCGAATCACAAATCCGGAAAACATGCCGTTAACCGGCCCCTGTTTTATCTACGGAAATCACGCGAATTACTTTGATCCGTTTATGATTAACGTGGGGATGACGCAAGAGCCTACCGCCGGGGTTATGACCCGCGACCAGTTTCATAAAATGCTCCCACGTATTTTTATGGACGGGATCGGGATTGTACCTACAAGCAAGTATGTACCCGAGCCGGGAAGTATTCGGAGTGTGATAAAAATGATTGATCAAAGAAGAATGATTGTCATTTTTCCGGAAGGTGGCCGGCGCTGGGATGGAAAACCAAAACCCCTGATCGAAACGACGCTCAAGCTTTTTTGGAAGATGAGAATCCCGGTTCATCCAGTCCAGATTCACGGCTCGTACCTTAGCTGGCCGCGCTGGGCCGACAATCTCCGCCGTGGAAGCGTGGAACTCCGTTTTTTAGATCCGGTTCATTCATCCGATTTTGACGATTACGAGACCTTTGCAAATCATTGCCGTGAGTTAATCACCTTTGATGAGTACCATCCGCCGGAAGAGGCAATTCCTGTCAAATGCAGCAAACCGGCGGCCGGCATTCAAAGGTTTTTATACCGTTGCCCCGATACGGGGGTAAACGGCGCTATATTTTCGCCGGATGGCGTGAGTGTTTTTAGTCGTGAATCTGAGTTTCGTTATCGAATGAATACGGCCTCCCGATTGGTAGATTCTGAGGGCGAGGCCGTTTCGATCATTGATCTGTTCAACAAAATCAATGAAATGCCGATGGTTTTTTCGGATTCTAAGGATAATATTTTGCTGGAAAAAAGTGGTTCTCAGGTAAATAAACTGGATCAGGAACAGCGTCTTCAGAAACTTGACCGCGGATACGTAAAACTTACCTCAAACGGTCTTTTTGTATCGGTCGGTTCACAAAAATTTGAACTTCCTTTTGATCAAATCAACTATACGTCCGTTGAACAAAACCACAAGCTTACTGTAACGAGCCCTCACGATATCATCCAGATAAATCTGGAAGGCCAGAGCGCACTCCAATGGCAGTTATATATCAAACGATTGAAAAAAGGCGAAAATCCTGTAACTTCGCTCTAA
- a CDS encoding glycoside hydrolase family 43 protein, which translates to MSDTLEAISEPLVNHMYTADPSAHVFDGTLYIYPSHDYESGIPEDDLGSHFDMKDYHVFSMESIGGEVTDHGLALHVDDVPWASRQMWAPDAAKKGDTYYFYFPAKDENGVFYIGAATDDSPTGPFEPQPEPIEGSYSMDPAVFQDDDDEYYMYFGGIWGGQLQRWESGEYIEEDVYPADDEPAIMPKIARMSDDMLSFDEDVRDVMILDENGDPITAGDNDRRFFEAAWVHKYNGTYYLSYSTGDTHYIVYATGDNPYGPFIYQGVILEPVIGWTNHHSIAEFEGQWYLFYHDTELSGGQTHLRNIKMTELTHNPDGSIETIDPYPTID; encoded by the coding sequence ATGAGCGATACACTTGAGGCCATTTCCGAACCACTAGTCAATCATATGTATACGGCCGACCCTTCGGCGCATGTTTTCGATGGCACACTGTATATCTATCCTTCTCACGATTATGAATCTGGCATTCCTGAAGACGACTTGGGCAGCCATTTTGATATGAAAGATTATCATGTCTTTTCGATGGAATCCATCGGTGGAGAAGTAACCGATCATGGTTTGGCTCTTCATGTAGATGATGTGCCGTGGGCCAGCCGCCAGATGTGGGCGCCGGACGCAGCAAAAAAAGGAGATACCTACTATTTCTATTTTCCTGCTAAAGATGAGAACGGAGTATTCTACATTGGCGCTGCAACGGATGATTCTCCCACCGGACCGTTTGAGCCGCAGCCAGAACCGATTGAAGGAAGCTACAGTATGGATCCGGCTGTTTTTCAGGATGATGATGACGAATATTACATGTACTTTGGTGGAATCTGGGGCGGACAACTTCAGCGATGGGAATCCGGCGAATATATTGAAGAAGATGTTTATCCGGCGGATGATGAGCCGGCCATCATGCCGAAAATTGCCCGTATGAGCGATGATATGCTGAGTTTCGATGAGGACGTACGCGATGTGATGATTTTAGACGAAAACGGTGATCCAATCACAGCCGGAGACAATGATCGTCGCTTTTTTGAAGCGGCCTGGGTTCACAAGTATAATGGCACATACTACCTCTCCTATTCCACCGGAGACACTCACTATATTGTCTACGCCACGGGCGACAATCCATATGGACCATTTATTTACCAGGGAGTAATCCTCGAACCGGTCATCGGCTGGACCAATCATCATTCAATTGCAGAGTTTGAAGGACAGTGGTATCTCTTTTATCATGATACGGAGCTTTCCGGCGGTCAAACTCATCTCCGAAACATCAAGATGACGGAACTGACCCACAATCCGGACGGTTCGATCGAGACGATTGACCCGTATCCAACGATTGATTGA